The following proteins come from a genomic window of Phnomibacter ginsenosidimutans:
- a CDS encoding putative LPS assembly protein LptD, protein MPADTIKKAPGKPTVTARVKDSLVTRIDTFSLPVSADSLDGPVNYEASDSGVLDIPGRTFFLYGKAHTTYKTLDLKAGRIEIDNASSTAKAYFERDSTGKVLDRPVLKDGDMESESDSMFYNFKTQRGLTKSTYTKQGEMFVFADRIKKIDAQSFYASMGRFTTCNLDTPHFAFKARKMKLVNNKWAYSGLAYPEFEGVPIPIGLPFGIYPLSQGRHSGLLAPQFTATESFGLGLEGLGYYKVLNDNFDITVRSNIYSYGGYAINVSPSYRVRYKYNGGVRFNFQNTRINFKGDPDYVNTRTFNFSWNHSMDSKARPGTTFSANINFGSTKYNQFIPNNNQLNFTNQIASSIQYSKTWGDGKYNMSVTGNHSQNNQTGQYNVSLPNLNMTVNTFYPFQKKESVGTAKWYEKLGIGYSGQVLNQFSFFDSDSPYLKYNLREIIDTMQWGAQHQIPISLALPALGPITISPSVSFSERWYGQQVLLSWNDTRKKVDTTVTKGFYASREMSFGLGTQTAIFGTVNFGKEKRIQAIRHVIRPSISANYKPDLARKDYYEVQIDTAKNTDRFSLYRGSVFSAFGEGQFGGLSFGVQNNLEMKVRDKKDTSAAATKKIRLLDNLSINSAYNFMADSLQLSPFSILMSTTLFEKINITGSTSVDPYQTDSIGRRINKFMWNAEQFKLGRFTSGSLSIGANFQSKKKEETKDDNKEESNSDFITPDEQLRQQEYVRSNPAEFADFNVPWSLTVAYSLSFTQQRKADYSGFKTTTFSSLNLNGDFNLSPKWKMGGSMYYDLTTRKLQNLTMFLSRELHCWQLSINVVPVGLYRSFNISINPKSAILRDLKVNRTRFFYN, encoded by the coding sequence GTGCCGGCCGATACAATTAAAAAGGCGCCGGGCAAACCTACCGTTACCGCAAGGGTAAAAGACAGCCTTGTTACTAGAATTGATACGTTTTCATTGCCGGTTTCGGCAGATAGTTTGGACGGCCCGGTGAACTACGAGGCGTCCGACAGTGGTGTGCTCGATATTCCCGGCCGCACATTTTTCTTGTATGGCAAGGCGCATACTACCTACAAAACACTCGACCTGAAAGCGGGCCGCATAGAAATTGACAATGCCAGCAGCACTGCCAAAGCCTATTTTGAAAGAGACAGCACGGGCAAAGTACTCGACCGGCCGGTGCTGAAAGATGGCGACATGGAATCGGAAAGCGACTCCATGTTTTACAATTTCAAAACACAACGTGGCCTTACCAAAAGCACGTATACCAAGCAGGGCGAAATGTTTGTGTTTGCCGACCGCATCAAAAAAATTGATGCCCAATCTTTTTATGCCTCCATGGGCAGGTTTACTACCTGTAACCTCGATACACCGCATTTTGCCTTTAAGGCCAGAAAGATGAAACTGGTGAACAACAAATGGGCATACAGTGGCCTCGCCTATCCCGAATTTGAAGGAGTGCCCATTCCCATTGGTTTGCCTTTTGGCATTTATCCATTGAGCCAGGGCAGGCACTCTGGTTTGCTGGCTCCACAGTTTACCGCTACCGAAAGTTTTGGTTTGGGCTTGGAAGGCTTGGGCTACTACAAAGTGCTCAACGATAATTTTGATATAACGGTGCGGAGCAATATTTACAGCTATGGCGGCTATGCCATCAATGTGAGCCCCAGCTACCGGGTAAGATATAAATACAATGGTGGTGTGCGGTTCAATTTTCAAAACACCCGCATCAATTTCAAAGGCGATCCAGACTACGTCAATACCCGTACGTTTAACTTTTCGTGGAACCACAGCATGGACAGCAAAGCCCGACCCGGTACCACTTTCAGTGCCAATATCAACTTTGGTAGCACCAAGTACAACCAGTTTATACCCAACAACAACCAGCTCAACTTTACCAACCAAATTGCGTCGAGTATTCAATACTCCAAAACTTGGGGCGATGGTAAATACAACATGAGTGTAACGGGCAACCACAGCCAAAACAACCAAACCGGCCAGTACAATGTGAGCCTGCCCAACCTCAACATGACAGTGAATACTTTCTATCCGTTTCAGAAAAAAGAAAGTGTGGGTACTGCCAAGTGGTACGAAAAACTGGGTATTGGTTACAGCGGCCAGGTGCTCAACCAGTTTTCTTTTTTCGATAGCGACAGCCCCTATCTGAAATACAACCTCCGTGAAATTATTGACACCATGCAATGGGGTGCCCAACACCAGATTCCCATTAGCCTGGCCTTGCCTGCACTGGGCCCCATTACCATTTCGCCATCGGTAAGTTTCAGCGAACGCTGGTATGGCCAACAGGTATTGCTGAGCTGGAACGACACAAGAAAAAAAGTAGACACCACCGTAACGAAAGGCTTCTATGCTTCACGGGAAATGAGTTTTGGTTTAGGTACGCAAACAGCCATTTTTGGTACCGTCAATTTTGGTAAAGAAAAACGCATACAAGCCATCCGGCATGTGATACGGCCCTCCATTAGCGCCAACTATAAACCCGATCTTGCCAGAAAAGACTACTACGAGGTACAAATAGATACCGCTAAAAATACCGATCGGTTTAGCCTATACCGCGGTTCTGTTTTCAGTGCTTTTGGCGAAGGGCAGTTTGGTGGGTTGAGTTTTGGTGTACAAAACAACCTGGAGATGAAAGTGCGGGATAAGAAAGACACTTCTGCCGCCGCTACCAAAAAAATCCGCTTGCTCGATAACCTGTCTATCAACTCGGCCTACAACTTTATGGCGGATAGCTTGCAATTGTCTCCCTTCAGTATTTTGATGAGTACCACCTTGTTTGAAAAAATCAACATTACTGGTTCTACCAGCGTAGATCCTTACCAAACAGACAGCATCGGCCGCCGCATCAACAAGTTTATGTGGAATGCCGAGCAATTCAAACTGGGCCGTTTTACATCGGGCAGCTTGTCGATTGGGGCCAATTTTCAAAGCAAGAAAAAAGAAGAAACCAAGGACGATAACAAAGAGGAAAGCAACAGCGATTTCATTACACCCGACGAGCAACTGCGCCAGCAAGAATATGTACGCAGCAACCCGGCCGAATTTGCAGACTTTAATGTGCCGTGGAGTTTGACCGTAGCATACTCGCTGAGTTTTACACAACAGCGCAAAGCCGATTACAGCGGTTTCAAAACCACCACATTCTCAAGCCTCAATCTCAACGGCGATTTTAACCTCTCTCCAAAATGGAAAATGGGTGGCAGCATGTATTACGATTTAACCACCCGCAAACTGCAAAACCTCACCATGTTTTTGAGCAGAGAACTCCACTGCTGGCAGCTGTCTATCAACGTAGTGCCGGTAGGTTTGTATCGGTCATTTAACATCAGCATCAATCCAAAGTCTGCTATACTGCGAGACCTGAAAGTAAACCGTACCCGATTCTTCTACAACTAA